The following coding sequences lie in one Apium graveolens cultivar Ventura chromosome 1, ASM990537v1, whole genome shotgun sequence genomic window:
- the LOC141661408 gene encoding sesquiterpene synthase 2-like isoform X2 — protein sequence MALVHSTSGPPPKVVTEIGRKSASFHPSIWGDKFLAYSNPAVAKTDHKEEGHLQLLKDEVRKMLVEREKPQQELLGLIDDIQQLGLCYHFESEIEDLLGQINDSFGENYGKRNDVGLHDVALCFRLLRQQGHFVSSDVFYKFKDIKGNFNENIVKDVRGMLSLYEAAHLRVQGEAILEEALQFTTTHLNLYKISNLDDPLIDLVGRALRDPLRKGVNRMVARHYISIYHKFDWHNQVLLDLAKCDFNLVQKVHQMELAHITRWDISTIDQLPQYMTHCYRALLNLFAEAEEDTVKEGGPTYGFGYAKDAFKRLVRSYQQEANWCQASYFPNFKEYMSLACVTDGLKLLSVASLVLMGNVATREAFEWMAKDPPILRASSLFGRLRNDIVGHVNERKRPHVPSAVECFMQQYDVPKETAYEALQKHCTNAWKNMNQECLHPIAIPMPLLTRVFNLSCTTNLLYDEGFDGYSISLTRTKERITSILIDPIPA from the exons ATGGCTCTTGTTCACTCTACCTCGGGTCCTCCTCCAAAAGTTGTGACCGAGATAGGTCGGAAATCAGCATCTTTTCATCCTAGCATCTGGGGAGACAAATTCCTTGCGTATAGTAACCCAGCTGTGGCG AAAACGGATCACAAAGAAGAAGGGCATCTCCAACTCCTAAAAGATGAAGTGAGGAAGATGTTGGTTGAAAGGGAGAAGCCTCAACAAGAGTTACTTGGCCTAATTGATGATATCCAGCAACTCGGATTGTGCTACCACTTTGAATCTGAGATTGAAGATTTGTTAGGGCAAATAAATGATAGCTTTGGCGAAAATTACGGCAAAAGAAATGATGTTGGCCTACATGATGTTGCTTTATGTTTTAGGTTACTTAGACAGCAAGGACACTTTGTTTCTTCTG ATGTATTCTACAAATTCAAGGACATTAAGGGGAATTTCAACGAAAACATTGTTAAGGATGTGAGAGGAATGCTAAGCTTATATGAAGCAGCACATCTTCGAGTGCAAGGAGAAGCGATTCTAGAAGAGGCTCTCCAATTTACAACGACTCACCTTAATCTGTATAAAATTTCTAACTTGGATGATCCATTGATAGACCTTGTTGGTCGTGCACTGAGGGATCCTCTCCGCAAAGGTGTGAATAGGATGGTGGCAAGGCATTACATTTCAATCTACCACAAATTTGATTGGCATAATCAAGTTCTGTTAGATTTGGCGAAATGTGATTTTAACTTAGTGCAGAAGGTCCATCAAATGGAGCTAGCTCATATTACAAG GTGGGATATCAGTACCATAGACCAACTTCCTCAGTACATGACACATTGTTATCGAGCTTTACTGAATCTCTTTGCTGAAGCAGAAGAAGATACGGTGAAGGAAGGAGGGCCGACGTATGGCTTTGGTTATGCAAAAGATGCA TTTAAAAGGTTGGTAAGATCATATCAGCAGGAAGCTAATTGGTGTCAAGCCAGCTACTTTCCAAACTTTAAAGAGTATATGAGTTTAGCATGTGTGACTGATGGCCTGAAACTCTTATCAGTAGCTAGCCTTGTACTAATGGGTAATGTGGCAACTAGAGAAGCATTTGAATGGATGGCAAAAGATCCTCCAATACTTAGAGCTTCATCGCTATTTGGCAGACTCCGTAACGATATCGTGGGACATGTG AATGAGAGGAAGAGACCACATGTACCATCAGCTGTTGAGTGCTTCATGCAACAATATGATGTTCCTAAAGAAACTGCTTATGAAGCACTGCAGAAACACTGTACAAATGCCTGGAAAAATATGAATCAAGAATGCCTCCATCCAATAGCAATCCCAATGCCATTGCTTACAAGAGTTTTCAATTTATCATGTACCACAAATCTTCTTTATGATGAGGGTTTTGATGGATACAGTATTTCTTTAACCAGGACAAAGGAAAGGATAACCTCTATACTAATTGATCCTATTCCCGCCTAA
- the LOC141661408 gene encoding sesquiterpene synthase 2-like isoform X1 — protein MALVHSTSGPPPKVVTEIGRKSASFHPSIWGDKFLAYSNPAVAKTDHKEEGHLQLLKDEVRKMLVEREKPQQELLGLIDDIQQLGLCYHFESEIEDLLGQINDSFGENYGKRNDVGLHDVALCFRLLRQQGHFVSSDVFYKFKDIKGNFNENIVKDVRGMLSLYEAAHLRVQGEAILEEALQFTTTHLNLYKISNLDDPLIDLVGRALRDPLRKGVNRMVARHYISIYHKFDWHNQVLLDLAKCDFNLVQKVHQMELAHITRWWKDLDFANKLPYARDRVVECYFWMLGVYFEPRYAKARIFLAKLISVTSIVDDTYDVYGTAEELQLFSNAIEKWDISTIDQLPQYMTHCYRALLNLFAEAEEDTVKEGGPTYGFGYAKDAFKRLVRSYQQEANWCQASYFPNFKEYMSLACVTDGLKLLSVASLVLMGNVATREAFEWMAKDPPILRASSLFGRLRNDIVGHVNERKRPHVPSAVECFMQQYDVPKETAYEALQKHCTNAWKNMNQECLHPIAIPMPLLTRVFNLSCTTNLLYDEGFDGYSISLTRTKERITSILIDPIPA, from the exons ATGGCTCTTGTTCACTCTACCTCGGGTCCTCCTCCAAAAGTTGTGACCGAGATAGGTCGGAAATCAGCATCTTTTCATCCTAGCATCTGGGGAGACAAATTCCTTGCGTATAGTAACCCAGCTGTGGCG AAAACGGATCACAAAGAAGAAGGGCATCTCCAACTCCTAAAAGATGAAGTGAGGAAGATGTTGGTTGAAAGGGAGAAGCCTCAACAAGAGTTACTTGGCCTAATTGATGATATCCAGCAACTCGGATTGTGCTACCACTTTGAATCTGAGATTGAAGATTTGTTAGGGCAAATAAATGATAGCTTTGGCGAAAATTACGGCAAAAGAAATGATGTTGGCCTACATGATGTTGCTTTATGTTTTAGGTTACTTAGACAGCAAGGACACTTTGTTTCTTCTG ATGTATTCTACAAATTCAAGGACATTAAGGGGAATTTCAACGAAAACATTGTTAAGGATGTGAGAGGAATGCTAAGCTTATATGAAGCAGCACATCTTCGAGTGCAAGGAGAAGCGATTCTAGAAGAGGCTCTCCAATTTACAACGACTCACCTTAATCTGTATAAAATTTCTAACTTGGATGATCCATTGATAGACCTTGTTGGTCGTGCACTGAGGGATCCTCTCCGCAAAGGTGTGAATAGGATGGTGGCAAGGCATTACATTTCAATCTACCACAAATTTGATTGGCATAATCAAGTTCTGTTAGATTTGGCGAAATGTGATTTTAACTTAGTGCAGAAGGTCCATCAAATGGAGCTAGCTCATATTACAAG GTGGTGGAAAGACTTAGATTTTGCAAATAAACTTCCTTATGCAAGAGATAGAGTAGTGGAATGCTACTTTTGGATGTTGGGGGTTTACTTTGAGCCCCGATATGCTAAAGCCCGGATATTTCTAGCCAAGTTAATATCTGTAACTTCCATTGTTGATGACACATATGACGTCTATGGAACAGCTGAAGAACTTCAACTATTCAGTAACGCAATTGAAAA GTGGGATATCAGTACCATAGACCAACTTCCTCAGTACATGACACATTGTTATCGAGCTTTACTGAATCTCTTTGCTGAAGCAGAAGAAGATACGGTGAAGGAAGGAGGGCCGACGTATGGCTTTGGTTATGCAAAAGATGCA TTTAAAAGGTTGGTAAGATCATATCAGCAGGAAGCTAATTGGTGTCAAGCCAGCTACTTTCCAAACTTTAAAGAGTATATGAGTTTAGCATGTGTGACTGATGGCCTGAAACTCTTATCAGTAGCTAGCCTTGTACTAATGGGTAATGTGGCAACTAGAGAAGCATTTGAATGGATGGCAAAAGATCCTCCAATACTTAGAGCTTCATCGCTATTTGGCAGACTCCGTAACGATATCGTGGGACATGTG AATGAGAGGAAGAGACCACATGTACCATCAGCTGTTGAGTGCTTCATGCAACAATATGATGTTCCTAAAGAAACTGCTTATGAAGCACTGCAGAAACACTGTACAAATGCCTGGAAAAATATGAATCAAGAATGCCTCCATCCAATAGCAATCCCAATGCCATTGCTTACAAGAGTTTTCAATTTATCATGTACCACAAATCTTCTTTATGATGAGGGTTTTGATGGATACAGTATTTCTTTAACCAGGACAAAGGAAAGGATAACCTCTATACTAATTGATCCTATTCCCGCCTAA